AGGCATCGGCGCGGTCGGCCGGGTGCAGCCGGTTCAGGAGGCTGATGGCTTCATCAATGCGACCGGCCTCAAGGGCGGCCTGGATCTCCTCGATAATGCCACTACGGGCGAGCTCTCCCATCGCCTCTCCTCGACCTGGTTCAACTGGCTTGCGGCCCGGCGAAGGCCGTCAGTTGCGGCAGAGCGATCGGCCAAACGCGCGACTACTACACGGGCCACGCAAACAGAATCAGGAACCCAACAGCGTCTCTTTGGGTGGGGTCGCCGGCACCGGCAGCGAGTGGAGGGCCGCAAGGCCACACCCAGATGGGACCGGGATACCCCCCACGGGCCTGATTCCCTAGGGACGTGGCAGCACCACCCACTGGCCCATTCTGACGCAGGTACGGCCACGCCGGCAAACGCTATGCCGACGCCAGGCTGGTGCTCCTCAGTGCGATACTGTGGGCACGATCCGCCAGGCCGGTGGCACAGGCCTCTGTGACCCCTGGATCGGCGGCCAAGCGACGCCTGCGGAAGGCTGCGTTGCGCGTGGTACGGTTCCGCCACTAGCCTCCGCTGGGGGTACGCGCGTGTAAGGCAGATCAGTTGTGTGGGCAGAGGTGGTTGGGCATAATGGGTCGGCCCGAGAAGCTCCAGACCAGAGCCGAGGTAGGAACAGTTTGGGTTACCAGGAGATTCACGCAGATGCCACCGTGGCTTTGGTCTAGAAGGCAGCAGACAGCGGCGCTCGAGCGCGGCTACGCACCGGGGCAGCCCCACCGCCCAGTGGGATGGGCGGACGTCATCGTCATTCTGGCCGTGGCCGTAATCGTATACGCCGGCGTGCGGCTCGCGTTCCAAGCGCCTGATGTCATCCGCGGTCCCAGCATCTCCCTGCAACCGCAGGCCTTGCCCTGGTATGCCCTCCTATCCCTGGGGCGCATGCTGTCCGCCTACGTTCTGTCCCTGCTCTTCGCCCTCGTCTACGGTCGCGCTGCAGCTCGCAACCGACTGGCGGAGACGGTGCTGATGCCGGCCCTGGATGTGCTGCAGAGTGTGCCCATCCTCTCTTTTCTGCCCGTGGTTTTGTTGAGCCTGAGTGCCGTTCTGCCCATCGCCATCGCCACCGAGCTTGCCTCCATCGTCCTGATCTTCACCAGCCAGGCGTGGAACCTCATCTTCGCCTGGTATCAGTCCTTGACCACCATTCCCAGAGAGCTCGACGAGGCCAGCTCAGTGTTCCGCTTGAGTACCTGGCAGCGAATCAAGACGCTGGAGCTTCCCTTCTCCGCTCCCGCGCTCATCTGGAACAGCATGATGAGTTGGGCCGGAGGCTGGTTCTTCCTCATGGCCGCTGAGATCCTCACCGTGGGCCAGCGCGACTTCCGCCTGCCCGGCCTGGGAGCCTATCTCCAGGAGGCAGCCCACCAGGGCGATCTCGTCGCCATCGCCTGGGGAGTGGCCACATTGGTCCTCCTCATCGTCGCCCTCGACCAACTGGTGTGGCGCCCGCTGCTAGCGTGGGCGGACAAGTTTGGGCTCGAGACTGTGACCGGAGAGACGAGGCCGTCCTCGTGGTTCCTGCACAGCCTGCATCGGTCACGCATTGCTGCCTGGGCCGCCCGAACCGTGCTGCGTCCTTTGATCGCCCGCGTCGACTCACGCCTGGAGAGGCTTTTCCCTCACCCCGACCAGCCGGCTACCGTAGAGCGTCCCCGCACGATCTTGGTGTACGGCCTGACCGCCCTGGCGGGAGCAGTGCTCGCGTATGGCGTCTTCCGGTCCGGCCAGGTACTCGTGTCAGTGCCGGCACACCAGTGGGCTGGAATAGGCATCGGCGCTGTCTCAACGCTTGCCCGGGTCAGCGCCGCCCTGGTCATCGCCCTGCTGTGGACGGTGCCACTGGGGGTGGCCATCGGGACCAACCGCTCCGTCGCCACCTTCCTTCAGCCCGTGGTTCAGATCGCTGCGTCCATCCCCGCCACCGCTCTGTTCCCGGCGGTCCTGCTCCTGCTCCTGCGAGTGCCGTCCGGGCTCGAGTTCGCCGCCATCCTGCTCATGCTCGCGGGCAGCCAATGGTACCTCCTCTTCAACATCGTGGCCGGTGCCAGCGCCATCCCGGAGGATCTGAGGTATACTGCCTCCCTGCTCCAACTGCGGGGAGCGGACCGCTGGCGCACACTGGTGCTCCCGGCCCTCTTCCCCTACATCATCACCGGGGCCATCACCGCCACCGGTGGAGCGTGGAACGCGAGCATAGTGGCCGAGTATGTGACCTTTGCCGGCCAGACCGCTGAGATAGGCGGTATAGGCGCCGTCATCGCCGGGGCGACGTCTCAGGGAGACTACCCACTACTGCTGGCTGGCACCATGAGCATGATAGTGACAGTGGTCCTGATAAACCGGCTCTTGTGGCGCCGCCTGTACCGGCTAGCCGAAGAGCGTTACCGCATGGAGTGATGTAGTTGAGCCGCAACGTCCCTCTGGCGGAGCTTAGGAGCATAAGTCAAGTCTATGGCAGCGACGGGCGCCGCTTCGTCGCCATAGACAACGTCAGTCTCACCATCGCCGAGGGCGAGTTCGTGGCCCTCATCGGCCCGTCCGGCTGCGGGAAGAGCACCCTACTGCGCATCATCACTGGTCTGCAGCGGGCTACCGAAGGAGAGGTGCTATATCGGGGCGAGGCCCTGCGGGGCGTCAACCCGCGATCCAGCATCGTGTTCCAGACCTTCGCCCTATTTCCATGGCTCACGGTTCAGGAGAACGTCGAGGTGGCCTTGAAGGCTCGGGGAGTTCCGGAGAAGCTGCGCACGGCGCGAGCGCTCGACCTGATAGATCGGGTCGGCCTGGATGGCTTCGAGACTGCCTACCCCAGGGAGCTCTCCGGCGGCATGCGGCAGAAGGTGGGATTCGCCCGTGCCATGGCAGTGGAGCCGGAGCTGCTCTGTCTGGATGAGCCTTTCTCCGCCCTGGACGTCCTCAGCGCCGAGGCCCTGCGCGGCGAGCTCCTGGAGCTGTGGACTAGCGG
The Anaerolineae bacterium genome window above contains:
- a CDS encoding ABC transporter permease subunit, whose translation is MPPWLWSRRQQTAALERGYAPGQPHRPVGWADVIVILAVAVIVYAGVRLAFQAPDVIRGPSISLQPQALPWYALLSLGRMLSAYVLSLLFALVYGRAAARNRLAETVLMPALDVLQSVPILSFLPVVLLSLSAVLPIAIATELASIVLIFTSQAWNLIFAWYQSLTTIPRELDEASSVFRLSTWQRIKTLELPFSAPALIWNSMMSWAGGWFFLMAAEILTVGQRDFRLPGLGAYLQEAAHQGDLVAIAWGVATLVLLIVALDQLVWRPLLAWADKFGLETVTGETRPSSWFLHSLHRSRIAAWAARTVLRPLIARVDSRLERLFPHPDQPATVERPRTILVYGLTALAGAVLAYGVFRSGQVLVSVPAHQWAGIGIGAVSTLARVSAALVIALLWTVPLGVAIGTNRSVATFLQPVVQIAASIPATALFPAVLLLLLRVPSGLEFAAILLMLAGSQWYLLFNIVAGASAIPEDLRYTASLLQLRGADRWRTLVLPALFPYIITGAITATGGAWNASIVAEYVTFAGQTAEIGGIGAVIAGATSQGDYPLLLAGTMSMIVTVVLINRLLWRRLYRLAEERYRME